One genomic window of Solanum dulcamara chromosome 12, daSolDulc1.2, whole genome shotgun sequence includes the following:
- the LOC129877822 gene encoding vacuolar protein-sorting-associated protein 37 homolog 1, whose product MIKGNRWGNKEQQAQSSPQEANNASLYSPSVVSSPGSSHPATPSSNSSRGFNAHSPTNRPSSMSQVSPAESADIIAALRNKSVNELKKLVSDKVACHNFLLSLEAVKTQNNVRDDLRNATLQLARENLEKEPWIMELRNQCRIIRTTELAAAQEKMHELERRKEDLLKSYSPVSLLHQLQDAMKKTEEESEALLGQLLDREIDLATFVQKYKKLQCSYHKRALTHLAAKASFNHS is encoded by the exons aTGATCAAAGGCAATCGCTG GGGTAACAAAGAGCAACAGGCTCAGTCAAGTCCTCAAGAGGCTAATAATGCTTCATTGTATTCACCTTCTGTAGTCAGCTCACCAGGCTCTTCCCACCCTGCAACCCCTAGTTCAAACTCTTCCAGAGGCTTTAATGCGCATAGTCCAACAAACAGGCCAAGCTCTATGTCCCAAGTTTCTCCTGCAGAGTCTGCTGACATCATTGCTGCTTTAAGAAACAAGAG TGTTAATGAGCTAAAGAAGCTTGTTTCTGACAAGGTTGCTTGTCACAACTTCTTACTTTCACTTGAGGCTGTCAAGACACAGAATAAT GTCAGGGATGACCTTCGTAACGCAACTCTGCAGCTTGCTA GGGAGAATTTAGAAAAAGAACCCTGGATAATGGAGCTTAGGAATCAG TGCAGAATTATCCGCACAACTGAATTGGCTGCTGCTCAAGAAAAGATGCATGAGCTGGAAAGGAGAAAAGAAGACCTTCTAAAGTCTTACTCTCCTGTATCGCTTCTCCATCAGCTACAAG ACGCCATGAAGAAAACGGAGGAAGAATCTGAAGCCCTTCTTGGCCAGCTCCTTGATCGAGAAATTGATCTTGCAACATTCGTGCAGAAGTACAAAAAACTGCAATGCAGTTACCACAAACGTGCCCTCACACATCTTGCAGCGAAGGCATCTTTCAACCATAGTTAA
- the LOC129877823 gene encoding uncharacterized protein LOC129877823, with protein MAARFARSIGALSSSVTHKSPAGIETLSHGVFKPRLASSCSSPENEFPKTNNKKMTDRLSGVIDSVNDRKLPPELRGQRDAVRSETDIINVVEQRIWHSMEEGQFENLPGKGKPLDLNTNPHADPAEDTLYRILSKNKCAPEWVELNKEIRNRVVEWRLALKRAWTHRGSVDDSKWIEASESLKLQIRDINNKVFRYNLIVPFGRQMLGLKWEKEMDRLKEESTGS; from the exons ATGGCAGCTCGTTTCGCGAGGTCGATCGGAGCTTTATCATCCTCCGTCACTCATAAGTCGCCGGCAGGGATTGAAACCCTCAGTCATGGCGTCTTCAAGCCACGATTGGCATCATCTTGTTCTTCTCCTGAGAATGAGTTTCCTAAAactaataataagaaaatgactGATCGTCTCTCCGGTGTTATCGACTCGGTCAACGATCGTAAGCTTCCACCTGAACTTCGAGGTCAACGTGACGCCGTTAG GTCAGAAACTGACATCATCAATGTTGTTGAACAACGAATATGGCATTCCATGGAAGAAGGGCAATTTGAGAACTTGCCAGGGAAGGGAAAACCGTTGGATCTCAATACTAATCCTCATGCTGATCCAGCTGAAGATACCTTGTATAGGATTCTCTCCAAAAATAAATGTGCACCTGAGTGGGTTGAATTGAACAAAGAGATAAGAAATAGAGTAGTTGAGTGGAGATTAGCGCTTAAAAGGGCATGGACACACCGAGGCTCTGTCGACGATTCTAAATGGATCGAGGCATCCGAGTCTCTAAAGCTGCAGATACGTGACATCAATAACAAG GTTTTCCGATACAATCTTATTGTCCCCTTTGGCCGCCAAATGCTCGGACTCAAGTGGGAGAAGGAAATGGACCGACTGAAAGAAGAAAGTACAGGGAGCTGA